The DNA window ATGATTCATTCTCAAAAGTGTTTTTAGCGGGTTGGTATAACTTAATTCCACTCGGTGTATTGGTTTTTTTATTAGTCTCTGGGTTTACGCCAACTTATTCTGCGGGTTTATCCATTATTTCAGTGGTTGTTGCATCTTGGTTTTCACCACACAAAATGGGGGTTAAAGCGGTATTCGAAGCCTTAGAACAAGGTGCCCGTAATATGGCGACGACAGCGGTATTGCTGGTCGGAATAGGCCTTGTTGTTAATGTGATTAGTACGACTGGTGTTGGGAATACCTTTTCGCTAATGATTAACGAATGGGCGGGAGGTAGTTTGATGCTGATGCTAGCCTTGATCGCACTGGCGTCACTCATCCTCGGTATGGGTCTACCAGTGACAGCGGCTTATATTGTCTTAGGGACACTATCGGCACCAGCCCTCTATACGTTATTAGCAGAAAGCCAATTAATTCAAATGTTAATGGATGGGCAACTACCAGCACAAGCGCAAGGTATATTCATGCTAGCAGCACCTGAGCAAATGGGGGTATTAACGCAGCCAATGTCACAGGTTCAAGCCGAAACCTTATTAAGCTTAGTACCGGTTGATTTTATGGGGACTTTGTTAGAGCAAGGATTAGGGCCAGAAAAAGTGGCGTTAGCCTTGTTATCTGCTCACTTAATTATCTTCTGGTTATCGCAAGACAGTAACGTCACGCCGCCTGTTTGTTTAACTGCATTTGCAGCGGCGACAATTGCAGGTACACCGCCAATGCGTACAGGTTTAACAGCATGGAAGATCGCGAAGGGACTTTATCTAGTGCCGATTTTGATGGCTTATACCTCACTCGTGAGTTGGGATGTGATGACGGTTATCACAGTAGGTTTTTTTGCCATCATAGGTACTTATGCCTTTATAGCTGGTATCGAAGGTTATTTAGAAAGTGAACTGAATATTTTTTTACGTGGTTTGTCATTATTACTGGGCTTAGCAATGACATGGCCTGATTTACCGTTAGTCGTGAGAATTGTTGCAATGCTGACTTTTGTTGGTTTGTTTATTTACACTAATTGCCGTTATAAACCTGTGGTGACGACACCTGCAGTAGCAGCTTATTAAGGTCAAGGATAATGAAAATGAAGAGTTCTGATAAAAGTAGCTCTGAAACTAATAGCGCTGATTATTGCGTTTATGATTATATTATTATCGGCGGCGGTATTGTCGGCGTATCAACTGCGTGGCAATTGCAGCAGCGAGAGCCTGACAAACGAATATTATTGATCGAAAAAGAAGGTAAATTATCACAACATCAAACGGGACATAATAGCGGTGTGATCCATGCTGGGGTTTATTATGAACCGGGGAGTATGAAAGCTAATTTTTGTAAGGCGGGTGTAGCTGCGACTAAAGCGTTTTGTGATAAGCATGATATTCCGGTTGAAAACTGCGGAAAACTATTGGTTGCCACCAATGTATTAGAGTTACAACGCATGGAAGCGCTTTATAAACGCTGCCGTGATAATGGCATTGACGTTGAATTATTAGATGCCGCGGGACTCGCTGAAAAAGAGCCTAATATTACTGGGTTAGGCGCTATCTTTGTTTCTTCAACCAGTATCGTTAATTACCGCTTAGTGACGGAGAAAATGGCGGAAGAGTTCTGTGTGCTCGGTGGGTATATTGCGATGGATACGGAGGTGACTCACTTAATTGAAAAAAGTGATCACATTGACGTACAGTGTCACCAAAAAATTGCATTGGGGAGCTCACTCAAGAACCGTGATTATGTCGCCAAATTTTTAATTACCTGTTCTGGCTTAATAGCAGATAGGGTGACTAAGATGCTGAATATTGATACCGAATTTCAAATCATTCCATATCGGGGCGAATACTATCGTTTGCAGTCTCAGCATAACAATATTGTGAATCATTTGATTTACCCTATTCCTGATCCTGAGTTGCCATTTTTGGGGGTTCATTTGACTCGCATGATTGATGGTTCGGTGACGGTAGGTCCGAATGCGGTACAAGGATGGAAGCGAGAAGGTTATGGTAAAGTAAATATAGATTTACGTGATATTTGTGACATGATTATGTTTCCTGGATTTTGGCGAGTGAGTGCAAAAAATTTAAAAACAGGGTTAATTGAAACCAAAAATTCGTGGTGGAAGCCGGGTTACTTAAAACTCGTCAATAAGTACTGCCCGATATTGAAGGTGAAGGATCTAGAAGACTATCCTGCGGGTATTCGTGCACAAGCGGTATTGAAAGATGGCAGCCTAGTGCATGACTTCTTATTCGCAGAAAGTCCACGTAGCTTACACGTTTGTAATGCACCATCGCCTGCAGCAACTTCTGCGATCCCAATTGGTGATTATATTTGTAATAAAGTACGTGATAAGACCCTAACGCTGGTATCAGACGCAAACTAAACGAGGCAGATAAAGCACCGTCGCCTTTATGTAGAGGTTTAATCGCTGCTTGAGTGATTCTAATAAGGGCGATATCTTATGTGTATTATTAAGTATATTATATGCTTTAACTGGATATTCGCACTCATCAGAAATGGAATCAATTTTGCAACGATTAAACTATAAAAACCTCTGTTTAATATCTCTCATTTTTTCTTTTAGTTATCAAGCTCAAGCTGTAACAGAAAGTGAGTGTATTGAAAAGCAAGTCGTCAATAGTGCTGCAGAAGTTACATTAGGAGAGATAAGGGCGATATGCAAAGCGCAAAGCAGCCTTGAAGAAGACGGTTCGGTTATTATCCGCGGTAAAAAAGTGAAAGCAGGGGTACTGACAAAACGAATTATTGAAGAGCGCCAAACTGACTCATCTGAATTTGTACTCACACCACACCGAATGAACTATATTCTACCTGTTTATAGTACGAATCAAATTAACCCAGAAGCCTATCGTAATCTAAATGCCCTTGACGATGGTTATAAAAAAGTCGAAGCTAAATTTCAACTAAGCCTGAAACTGCCGTTAAGTTACAGTTCTTTATTCGTTGACGGTGATCGCATCTATGCTGGTTTTACCCTCGAGGCTTGGTGGCAAGTTTATGCCAATGAAATTTCTAGTCCCTTCAGGGAAACGAATTATAGACCTGAAATATTTTATGCTGCGCCATTAGATTGGCATCCTAATGATGCAAATACGGCAGTCATGGTCGGATTTGAGCATCAATCTAATGGCCGTGCTGGAATATCGTCTCGTTCATGGAATCGTATTTATACCGAGTTTATTTATGAGCAGGGTAATTTAGTGTGGAGTATTAGGCCTTGGTACCGTTTACCTGAAGATGCTAAAACAGATCCATCTAGCCCTAATGGAGATGATAACCCAGATATTACCGACTATATGGGGCATGTTGAGTACGGTATCGGTTATGCCTTTGGAAAATATGAATTGAGTGCTGAAATGCGCCAGAATTTTTCAACCAGTAAAGGCTCTGTAAAGCTAAACTTAACAACACCTTTATATGGCAAACTGAAAGGTTATTTCACTGTATTTAATGGGTATGGTGAAAGCCTGATTGATTATAATCACAGTCAGACTCGTTTCGGTATCGGGGTCGCGCTTAATAATATGTTTTAAGGGGAATCCCTGCAATCTCAGGGTTTGTTACCTATTAATTATGATTACAGGTCTGAAGCGTGAGTGTAAAGGTCATTCCTGCTTGATGCTGGTTGTTATGTGCTGTGATTTCACCTTGCATATCGCGCATGATATTGGCGGTTATCGCGAGGCCGAGTCCAAGCCCTTCACCAATTTTTTTACTGGTATAAAAAGGTTCGAATAAATGTGCTAACGCGTCATCATCCACCCCAAAGCCATTATCAGTGACCTTGATGTAAATAATGCCTTTAATCAAGTTTGCGTTAATGGATAATTGTGGCTGTGAAGTATGTTGCATAGCTGCCGCTGCATTACTGATTAAGTTTGCGAATACTTGATGTAATCGATGCGGTTCAGCTAAGACTTGTGGCAATGAATCAGGTACATCAACCTTAATATCAATATTGGATAGCTTAGGCTCTTGCAGCGTGAATACCTCTGTTAATATGTCGGTTATTGACGTTGCAATTAAGCGTTCAGGACGATTGAATACAAATACTTTAAGCTGTGCCGTCATCGATAACATACGTGAAACGAGCTTATCAATTAAAGCCATGTTGGAACGCAGTACCTTGGTATTTCCTTGTTCCAAAAATAACATATTACTTGATAATAAGGTTCTGATACCGGTGAGTGGTTGATTTAACTCGTGGTTGATTGCACTGGACATACGACCGAGAGCGGCCATCTTACTGCTTAGTAATAATTCTTCTTGAGCTGTGTAAAGTTTTGCTGTGGTCTCTTGTACTCGTGTTTCCAGTTGCGCATTGGCTTGTGAAAGTGCGTGTTCAGCGCGTTTACGTTTGCTGATATCAACAAATGTCATTAGCGAACCGCGTTGTTGTGACCAAGCAAGCGGAGTGATAGACAGTAGTGCAGGAAAGCGATGACCCAGATGATTATGAGCGAACACTTCAATACCGGTCAGGGTTGGGATCTCTGATAGATCATTTAATTGTTCTATAATATGCTTATTATCATCTTGTTGGCTGAGTAGTTGGCTCGCATATAAGTACTTATCATCATTGTTTAAGCCAAAATAATGCATTGCGGTTGGGTTAATATAACTGATACTGCGATCGTCATTCAGTAAGACTAACCCGACATTTGTCCCTGCAATCATTTGTTTTAATGCAGCATGTGAATAGAGTTTTTGCCTACGTTCGTGTCGGTATAATAGAATTGACAGTAATAGTGACATTAAAATAGCAGTAATGAATCCGGCTATATCAACCGTTTTATATAGATTACTTAAGGGGGTTAGGTAATAAATATGCCACTTTAGATCGTCCAGTTCGACCTGCTGCACTTGGTAGTCGCGATGATGAATCTTCCAGTGATAGATATCGGCGTCATTGCTGAGTTGGCTAGTTTTAATGCCGTTCGTTCCTAGCATATTCATTTTTGTTGCCGAAATTTGCGGATGACTAGACAAAAAGAATTGGTCTTTAGTATTACTAATGAGAATAAATTCATTGGCAGTAAGCCAAGGTTCACTTAAGGCGGTTAAGTCGACTTCAATGACAGCAATACCAATAAGTTTGCCGCTGAGGTTTATCGGTAAACTTAAATAATAATTAGCTGTATCATTGGCAATATAGCTGGATGTTAATACGCCTTTGTCATGATCTAACTCTCCGTTTTTATTATGTAGATTAGCGGTAATGTTTGCTGCTTTATGTTGGTCCCAATTGGCATTGTGGCGACTTGATATTAATAGCGAACCATCCGGTTGAAGTAAATACCAGCCCTTGGTGTTTGCCGCTTTATCAAACTGCGTTAATGTGTGTTTCAGGGGGGTCGTTGATGCTTGGGGGTTAGTGAGTACAGCTGTCACACTCTTTTGTTCTGTTATAAGGTAGGGTAGATATTTGTAGCTAGCGAGTACACGGCGAATATCCACCACGTAGGTGAGCAATTGATTTTCTGCTTGTTCGCGGGCTGAGTTTAAAAGCCAATCTCGGCATATTTCGCGCACCGCAAATGTTGTTGCTATTACGCAGCCCAGAATGATACTGGCTATAATTTTAAACTTATTTGACACTCGACCTTCACCACAACAGAAAATGCAGTTAAGTTAACAATTTATCGTCCATAAAACTGGATCTGTAATCACATTTAACCTTATTAACACGATCCTTCTGTATATTAATGTTCTTCAATTAAGTGGGGATTTGTAGGTTTAAGTATATAGTAGGACTATCTTGTTCAGGCTATTACCAATTTAAGGTTAATAGTAGACGCTGTTGGAGTAACGACGAAGTGAAAATGATTTCCGGTCTTAAAGACATTATTAACGAGTTTGATACCTTTATCTTGGATCAATGGGGTGTATTGCATAATGGCGGTGATGCGTTTCCAAATGCGATTGAGGCATTAGCGTTTTTAAAACAGCATGACAAAAAAGTCGTGATCTTATCGAACAGTGGTAATACTCACCATTTCTCTTATCAGCGTTTAACCGATTCGGGTATCAGTCGCGAACTGTATATTGATGTACTGACATCGGGCGATCACATGCGTCATAATTTTAAGATGGGGAAATTTGGCCACTTAGGCACTAAAGCGTTGGTGTTTGGTTGGGGAGAAGGTATTAATGGTACAGTGCTAGAAGACTGCGGCCTAACCAGTGTGGGTATAGAAGACGCGTCATTTATCATGTGTTACGGTGTTGCTTATAGCAATGTGGTAGCCTATCAAACTGATCTTGAGATTGCTTATGCACGCGGACTGGAAATGGTGGTGAGTAATCCAGATTTGGTGGCGATGAGCCCAGACGGTGAATTAAAACTGTGCCCAGGTTCAATTGCTAATGTTTATGCAGCAATGGGTGGAAAGGTACATTGGCACGGTAAACCACAAGCTGAAGTCTATGATATGTGTCATACCTTATTAGGTGGTTGGGATAACGCGATTGCGGTAGGCGATAGTTTAGAGCATGACATCCGTGGGGCGAATACAGCTGGTATATCTAGTTTGTTTTTAACCACGGGTATTCATGCTGAAGATCTTACTGAACAAATGGTAAGCAAAGACGATGTGATTACAGCGACTGTGATTGCTGATTTAAGCCGTGAATTTGATGTTATGCCAAGCCACTATATTGATTGGTTTCAAGTTAATTAATTGATGGTTATGGGATAGCTTTACTTAGTTTTCGAGCTTAGTCCTTAAAAAGGGCATATCAGATATGCCCTTTGTCTTATGCATTGTATATTGAATGCTGTTTAGTCTGCTCTATTTTGTACTTCCCCAATAATTAACGAATTTATTTAAACCTGCTCCAGGAGTACTATCAGCAGTGATGTAGACATATTTAGGCTTGTTGGCAGTGGTATCTGGATTTTTCGCTAATGGCATTAGAATATCTTTAATGAATGGTGTTAAAAAATGACTCTTAACTGGATTTATACCTGGTGTGCCAGGGAAGTAGATCATGTTTTCATTGTGGCGACCTGATAATGTAGCAACCGGATCTTTTTCTCGGATCATGTTTATAACATTGTTATAACGCATCTTATTGGCAAATGCGTGATGAAGGTGTTCAATAATACGTGTGGCAGGTGAAGAAAATACGCGTGTTAATATCCCCGTTCTTACTCCTGAATCTGTAGCAGTATAAGCACCTAAAGAATGTCCTGTTAGTACTACATTATAGGTTTTTTCTGCGGATGATTTTTGGTAACCACGCGTTAACGATTGTTCATTTGCAGGGTATTTAGCTAAGATCTGCTGCGTAAAATTATAAGCCTCACGTTGCCAGTTGTCATCAGTCTCCAACAAATTTGTATACGCTAATTCAATATCTTGCATCACATCATTACCATTACTTGTGCCTTTAAATGAAATAATGATTTATTCTTCTAGGTTTTCGCTTGCAATTGCGGGTACTTTTATCGCGACACCATGTACACCACTGTCACCAACATAACTTGCCATAACGTCTAGACTTTTGGTGTTTTTTGGCAACATTAATGTTTCAAACATCGGATCGTTATTAAAGGCAAAAGGTTTACCGTCTTGTTCAAGGCTATAAACATAACTTGCTGCAAATGCATAACGTAGAATTTTATTATAGGCCAGTGATAACTCTGCTTTATCAACGGATAAAGCTTCTTCTTTGCTTAATACTGGATATTCGTGATCAACTGCAGTGTTAGAAGCGAAGTAAGTAATGTTATTAATAAATTCATCTGAATATTTATTAACGAGTGTATCACTGCACATTTTTTCCAAAATCTGATGCACGTCCGAGGCGTTTACTGGCACCGAATCAATAGCCTCGACTACAAAGTAGTTTTCAGTACTAGCACGATAGGAATTGTCTTTCCAGTAGCCATCAAGTTTTAAATATTCATTATTTGCATTAACCGCCCAAGATTTTTCAATTAAATCAGATCGGACGTTAAAGCTATCTTTCACCCCGTAGCATTGTAGATTAGTACTATCGACAGCAAAGCTGTTAAAACTAAAAACAGATATTAATAAGGCAAGAATTTTTTTCATTCTAGTTCTCCAATCATGGTTACCCAATAAAATATGTTGAGTCCATAAATCATGTTTATTTTTTGTTATGGGCTTTTAAATCTAAATGATTATCATTTCTATTTCGGGGTGCGGAGAGTATAGCATGGAGTCAATGGTTTTAGTGATGTGCGTCACTAAAATGGATTTTAATTACATTTTCATTTTAAAAAAACCAGTGTTTAGGTTTACTTGATTGTTTTGTTTTGTTTTGTTTTGTTTTGTTTTGTTTTGTTTTGTTTTGTTTTGTTTTGCTTGTGTGATTTATTTATTTATTTATTTATTTATTTATTTATTTATTTATTTATTTATTTATTTATTTATTTGTTTTGTTAATGTGTCAGCTTTGTTCGGTGTTTTGTTGTCGGTGTTAATTGGTTGTGTGGTTCGTTACTGTGGTTGGTGTGGCATTGTTAGTGTTACCAGAGCCTCATTTTTATGTGATTAGAAAAATATATGAATGCAAATGTAAATGTAAATGTAAACAGAAGCAGAAGGGATCACCTTTGCTTCTGTTTGGGTTGTACTCTTTATATGCAAATTAGAATTAGTTTATATGATCCCAAATATTTACTAACTCTGTTAAGCCTGCGCCAACGGTGGCGTCAGGAGTGATGTAAACATGGCTTGCTTTGTTAGTGGTTGCTTGACCGTTTGCTAGTGGCATTAAGATATCGTTAATGAAGGGGGTTAAGTAATGGCTGTCGGCTGGGTTTAAACCTGCTGCTTTCGGGAAATAAATCATGTTTTCGTTATGACGACCTGACATAGTCGCGACAGGATCTTTTTCTCGTACCATATTAATTACGTTGTTGTAACGCATTTTATTGGCAAACGCATGAATGTATTTTTCAATAATGCGTGTTGCTGGTGATGAGAATACCCGTGTTAAAACGCCCGTTCTTACGCCTGCATCAATCGCAGTATACGCGCCAAGTGAGTGACCAGTTAGTACCACGTTATAGGTCTTTGTTGCTGACGATGCTTTATAACCACGGGTTAACGAAGCTGTGTTAGCGGGGTATTGCGCTAGGATCTGCTGAATAAACTCATATGCTTCAGCCTGCCAGTCTTCATCTGTTTCAGAGATGTTAGCAAGCATTAGCTCGACGTCTTGCATCACATCACCGCCACTGCTAGTACCTTTAAAAGAAATAATGATCTCTTCTTCTAGGTTTTTACTTGGTACTGCAGGTACTTTAATCGCCACACCGCGAACACCGCTATCACCCGCATAAGTTGCAATAATATTCAATTCGACGCTATTGGCATCGACCATTAATTGCTTGAATGTTGCGTTGTCAGTAAATGAGAAAGGAGTAGCCCCTTGCTCTGTGCTGTAAACATAACTTGATGCAAACGCATAACGCAGTATGTTGTTATATGCGACGGGTAATTCGGTGTTATTGATTGCTAGCGCATCAGCTTCCGTCATTACTGGGTATTCATAACCGTAAGAATTGTTTGAAGCAAAATAAGTGATATTGCTAATAAATTCGTCTGAATACTTATTGACCAGCGTATTACTACACATGTTGGCTAATACGCTATGCACTTGCTCAGAAGTGACTGGCACTGAATCAATGGCTTTCACAATAAAGTAGTTTTCGGTATCGGCATTATAACCATTGTCTTTCCAATAACCGTCAAGTTTCAAGTATTGGTTGTTAGGGTTGACTGCCCATGATTTTTTTATTAAATCTGAGCGTGATGCGAAACTGTCCTTCACACCATAGCATTGTAAATAAGTGCTATCGAGGGCGAAACTGTTAAAACTAAGTGCAGATATGAGTAGCGTAAAAATAGTGCGCATTTGGTTCTCCAAGCATTATATAGCGTAATCAAATAACTGTTATTGATAATTACAAATGTTAATTAATTGTTACTGGACTTGAAGGTTATCGCATTTGTTTAATATTTTTTTTAGTCTGGATCACGTTATCGCTTAATATTACGTCGTTTCATGACGCTTAGTCCTATATTTGATCGCTTTGTGATCTCGGTGTGTGGTTGAGCTCACAGGTGTGACTTATGTTGGTGTTGGTTTTATATGTTGCCAACGTAATAATTACGGTGAATTACTCTGCTGGTGTGTTTTGGGATGAATAAGGCTAATTACAAGGAGGTAACATAAAGGGATTTTTGTTGCTTATGGTGTTTTCTTTCTGTTAGTCACGGCTACGAATCGGTAGAAGTATTCTCTGTATCCCACTCAGCTAATGGTTTCGGGCGAGAATAATAAAAACCTTGTGCATAACGACAGCCCAGTTGTTTTAAATGTTGAGCTTGTTCGGCTGTTTCGACACCTTCGGCAACAATTTCAGCATTGAACTTACTTGTCATCGTTGTAATAGCGGCCACGATAGCCGCGTGGCTTTCACTATTGAGCATTTGGCTGACAAAGGAACGATCAATTTTTAATGCATCAAACTGCAATTGAGTGAGGTAGGCAAGGGAGGAATAACCGGTACCAAAATCATCAATCGCAATCTGTATGCCTAAACTGCGTAATTGGCCAAGTAGTTGATTGGTGAGTAATGGTTGACTGACTAACCGCGATTCGGTTATTTCGAGTGTTAAATTGGCCGCGGGCAATTGAGTGACCGCCAGAATCTCTTTTACTGTTGATACATAATCAGGGTGCAGCAATTCACGCACCGACATATTTACATGTAACGCGAAGCTTGCTGGCCAATGACCACTATCTATTTGTAATTTAGTATCTGAACATGCCTGAAATAAGATCTGTTTTCCTATATCGACAATCATTCCAGTGTCTTCTGCCACAGGGATAAAGTCTAGCGGTGATACGATGCCACGAATTGGACTGTGCCATCGAACCAAGGCTTCTGCACCTGCTATTGTGTCGTTGCTTAAATCAATTACTGGCTGATAGTACACGGCAAATTCATTGTTCGTGATTGCACGTTGTAAATCTGTGGTTAATCGGGTTTGCTCTTGCGAGGCTGTCATCATGTAATCTTGATAGTGACAACGCTGTATTTGTTCTTGTTTTACCGCGTAGGTTAATGCAAGACTAGAGTTACGTAGCCATTCATCCATGTCTATGTCGTGGAACTTACCACTCATTATTCCTGCGTTAGCGCCCACTAATACTTCTGTATCATTAATCGTGAAGGGGCGATTAAAGTCGGTTAATAGATTTTCGGCAAACGCATGGCTGTGTTCTAGATCTTGGAAATTCGGGGTGAATACGGCAAAAGTATCTTTATCAATACGGCTAATAGTTACGCTGTCTGCCACGTTCTGTTGTAAACGTGAGGCTATAGTAATAAGTAACAGATCACTCTTGTTTTGACCTAAGCTGTTATTGGTGTGACGAAATGAACGTAGTCCTAGCAAGACAAGGATACCTTGTTGTTGCGAAATCGGATTATTCAACTTTTCAACAAAACCATCACGACTTAATAAGCCAGTAAGACTGTCAAACAGTAGTTGTTTGCGTAATGTAGTAAATGAGCGTTCTAAACGGGATGACATAGATTTGAAGGCTGAAATAAGTTGGGTTGTCTCATGAAGCTTGATGTCTTCTTTAATCGTCACATCCCAGTTATTATGATCAAGTTGCTGTGATATTTCGGCAATATCCATAATGGGTTGGGTGATAATACGCAGTAAATATAAACCCATTAATAGGCCAAAAAATGCCAGTGTCAGCGCGGCAATTAAACCTAAGCGTTGTTGACTCGGTAGCCTGTCTAGTAATACATTTTCTGGTAAAGTAACGATAATAAACCATTGTAAATTATTGTTGCTGTAAGCGGTAATACGACTAAAGTAACGAATACCATTTTGGTCAAATTCAAACGTCGCTGGCACATGTTTATTCTGCAATTGTCTATTGGCAATATATAGACCACTAGCAGCAATAAGGTCATTGTTACTTTCTTTTGCTTGAATGCGGTTATTATCATTATCTGTTAACGATGCTTTTAGTGAGCTAGCAATAAGTTTATTTTGATTATCGGTGATGTAAGTAATGCCTTTGAAATGGCGATTTTCAGGTTCGATGAAATGAGACAAATGGCGAAGATTGATGTCAGTAGCAACGATACCAACTAATGTGTCGTCATTTATTACCGGTGAAATACTGGAAATGGTAAAGGTATTTTTTTCATCTACATTACTGTATATCTTTGCCCATCCTGCGGTTTTTTCTCTTGCGAAGGGGGCGTACCATGGTCGAATTGTTGGGTCGTAATTACTGATGCTATAATCGATAATATCATCACTGCTTTCCCCATGATAAAATTCTAGTTCATAGTTAGTACGTTTATCTTGTAAGATCAAGGAAACATCTTGGTCTTCGTTTTTACGGAATCCGACATAATCTTTATTTTCACTACCAAATGAGATAGTACTGATTTGTTTTTGCTGATAGTAGATATCGCTGATTGCAGAGTGCAGATAATCTTCTATTTTGGTTAGGTCTGATGCTTGGTAAAGTTGATTGCGTTGAATATTGTCTGCGATAGCGAGTGTTGTATTGAAAGGTTGTTCTAAAAAACGATCGAGATTAGTTTTAATATTTTCTGAGTATGAATTTAGCAGTTTAGCACTAATCTTTGACTGCATTCTTTCGTAACTGTTATTTTGAACAAGGGTTATGATAGTGACAGTAAGTAAAAGTAATAATGTGAACGGTAGCATGACCGCACTACGGAGAGTGTGAAGTTTTGGTTTCATCATTACTGTATCGTGAGATCATTATGCCGCTTAATATTAGGCTCATAGTTACTTATTTTTTGATCTTATGCAAAGTTTCAGATTTATAGTTAGACGCCCATCACAAAACCGACAATTAGCATCACGAGACGGTAATGGGTTTAACTCACCGCTATGCCACCTATTTGATGGCTATTTATGCTTTTGTTTTAACTTAAGTGCGCTTATTGCGTGTTAAGTGAGCGCACTTAGTAGAGGTTAATAGCGATTTCTTAAATTGGGTATGTCGGTATTATATTGAACAAACTCTACTTCGTATCCATTGGGGTCGAGGAAGTAAATGTTTTGGCGGTATTCATCATCCATTCCATCTTTTGCAATACTAAAACCAGCCTCGACTAGACGTTTTATAACACCTGCTATATCGTCGGTAACATAGGCGAAATGAGCAAGACCTACTTGATGTCCAGCTAAGTCGCGATTTTTACCGACACCGTTATCACCAAAAGCGAGATATTGGTAATCATCACCAAAATGGATCCAATTTCTTGGTTTTCCTGACCATTCTCCTTTATCACCCCCACGCACAGACCAATGCGGAAATGCGGCACGATAAAAAGTGAGTGTTTCTTCGATGTCGTGTACGA is part of the Moritella viscosa genome and encodes:
- a CDS encoding putative DNA-binding protein, which produces MKMISGLKDIINEFDTFILDQWGVLHNGGDAFPNAIEALAFLKQHDKKVVILSNSGNTHHFSYQRLTDSGISRELYIDVLTSGDHMRHNFKMGKFGHLGTKALVFGWGEGINGTVLEDCGLTSVGIEDASFIMCYGVAYSNVVAYQTDLEIAYARGLEMVVSNPDLVAMSPDGELKLCPGSIANVYAAMGGKVHWHGKPQAEVYDMCHTLLGGWDNAIAVGDSLEHDIRGANTAGISSLFLTTGIHAEDLTEQMVSKDDVITATVIADLSREFDVMPSHYIDWFQVN
- a CDS encoding membrane protein (No significant database matches), whose protein sequence is MFCFVLFCFVLFCFVLFCFACVIYLFIYLFIYLFIYLFIYLFICFVNVSALFGVLLSVLIGCVVRYCGWCGIVSVTRASFLCD
- a CDS encoding putative exported lipase, with product MRTIFTLLISALSFNSFALDSTYLQCYGVKDSFASRSDLIKKSWAVNPNNQYLKLDGYWKDNGYNADTENYFIVKAIDSVPVTSEQVHSVLANMCSNTLVNKYSDEFISNITYFASNNSYGYEYPVMTEADALAINNTELPVAYNNILRYAFASSYVYSTEQGATPFSFTDNATFKQLMVDANSVELNIIATYAGDSGVRGVAIKVPAVPSKNLEEEIIISFKGTSSGGDVMQDVELMLANISETDEDWQAEAYEFIQQILAQYPANTASLTRGYKASSATKTYNVVLTGHSLGAYTAIDAGVRTGVLTRVFSSPATRIIEKYIHAFANKMRYNNVINMVREKDPVATMSGRHNENMIYFPKAAGLNPADSHYLTPFINDILMPLANGQATTNKASHVYITPDATVGAGLTELVNIWDHIN
- a CDS encoding putative membrane associated signaling protein, GGDEF family protein translates to MMKPKLHTLRSAVMLPFTLLLLLTVTIITLVQNNSYERMQSKISAKLLNSYSENIKTNLDRFLEQPFNTTLAIADNIQRNQLYQASDLTKIEDYLHSAISDIYYQQKQISTISFGSENKDYVGFRKNEDQDVSLILQDKRTNYELEFYHGESSDDIIDYSISNYDPTIRPWYAPFAREKTAGWAKIYSNVDEKNTFTISSISPVINDDTLVGIVATDINLRHLSHFIEPENRHFKGITYITDNQNKLIASSLKASLTDNDNNRIQAKESNNDLIAASGLYIANRQLQNKHVPATFEFDQNGIRYFSRITAYSNNNLQWFIIVTLPENVLLDRLPSQQRLGLIAALTLAFFGLLMGLYLLRIITQPIMDIAEISQQLDHNNWDVTIKEDIKLHETTQLISAFKSMSSRLERSFTTLRKQLLFDSLTGLLSRDGFVEKLNNPISQQQGILVLLGLRSFRHTNNSLGQNKSDLLLITIASRLQQNVADSVTISRIDKDTFAVFTPNFQDLEHSHAFAENLLTDFNRPFTINDTEVLVGANAGIMSGKFHDIDMDEWLRNSSLALTYAVKQEQIQRCHYQDYMMTASQEQTRLTTDLQRAITNNEFAVYYQPVIDLSNDTIAGAEALVRWHSPIRGIVSPLDFIPVAEDTGMIVDIGKQILFQACSDTKLQIDSGHWPASFALHVNMSVRELLHPDYVSTVKEILAVTQLPAANLTLEITESRLVSQPLLTNQLLGQLRSLGIQIAIDDFGTGYSSLAYLTQLQFDALKIDRSFVSQMLNSESHAAIVAAITTMTSKFNAEIVAEGVETAEQAQHLKQLGCRYAQGFYYSRPKPLAEWDTENTSTDS